The following are encoded in a window of Pristis pectinata isolate sPriPec2 chromosome 1, sPriPec2.1.pri, whole genome shotgun sequence genomic DNA:
- the btbd6b gene encoding BTB/POZ domain-containing protein 6-B isoform X1: MIKPEGCRLIHRWRETLKKSKSVKRGSSDSGRLPACYEIVTISLGKKMAAELYPSKHSNSQHNSEHSGNSAVSASKRSLLLRQGQQKPLNNNHIHNNTNWQSFYPTLRERNAMMYNNELMADVHFIVGSPGASQRVPAHKYILAVGSSVFYAMFYGELAENKSDIHIPDVEPAAFLILLKYLYSDEIDLEADTVLATLYAAKKYIVPYLAKACVNFLETSLEAKNACILLSQSRLFEEPELTQRCWEVIDAQAELALRSEGFCEIDLQTLEIILSRETLNTKEVVVFEAIVSWAEAECKRQGLPPSARNKRSVLGKALYIVRIPTMSLEEFANGAAQCDLLTLEQTHDIFLWYTAVNKPQLEFSTAQRKGLAPQRCHRFQSSAYRSNQWRYRGRCDSIQFAVDKRVFIAGLGLYGSSCGKAEYSVKIELKRQGVVLAQNFTKFVSDGSSITFSVWFEHPVQVEQDTFYTASAILDGNELSYFGQEGMTEVQCGKVTFQFQCSSDSTNGTGVQGGQIPELIFYA, encoded by the exons ATGATCAAGCCGGAGGGGTGCAGGTTAATTCATCGGTGGCGGG AAACCCTGAAAAAGTCCAAGAGTGTGAAAAGAGGGTCCAGCGATAGCGGCAGGCTGCCAGCTTGCTATGAGATTGTAACTATTTCTCTGGGCAAGAAGATGGCTGCGGAACTGTATCCATCGAAACACAGCAACAGCCAGCACAACAGCGAGCACAGCGGGAACAGCGCGGTGAGCGCTTCCAAGAGGAGCTTGTTGCTTCGTCAGGGTCAACAGAAACCCCTCAACAACAACCAcatccacaacaacaccaactGGCAGTCTTTCTACCCTACCCTGCGGGAAAG GAATGCCATGATGTACAATAACGAACTGATGGCAGACGTGCACTTCATCGTGGGGTCTCCGGGAGCATCGCAGAGAGTTCCAGCTCACAAG TACATTTTGGCGGTCGGCAGTTCGGTTTTCTACGCTATGTTCTACGGGGAACTGGCCGAGAATAAATCCGACATCCACATTCCAGACGTGGAGCCCGCCGCTTTCCTTATTTTGCTAAA GTATTTGTACAGTGATGAGATTGacttggaggcagatacagtgcTGGCCACTCTGTATGCTGCCAAGAAGTACATTGTCCCTTACCTAGCGAAAGCCTGCGTCAACTTCCTGGAGACCAGCCTGGAGGCCAAGAACGCCTGCATTCTGCTGTCACAGAGCAGGCTGTTCGAGGAGCCTGAGCTGACCCAGCGTTGCTGGGAGGTGATCGATGCCCAGGCAGAGCTAGCCCTGAGGTCTGAGGGCTTCTGCGAGATTGACCTGCAGACTCTGGAGATCATCCTGTCCCGGGAGACACTGAACAccaaggaggtggtggtgttcgaGGCCATTGTGAGCTGGGCAGAGGCAGAGTGCAAGAGGCAAGGCCTGCCGCCCAGTGCCCGGAACAAGAGGAGCGTGCTGGGCAAGGCCCTCTACATAGTGCGCATCCCCACCATGTCACTGGAGGAGTTCGCCAATGGCGCCGCGCAGTGTGACCTGTTGACTCTGGAGCAGACTCACGACATCTTCCTGTGGTACACGGCAGTCAACAAGCCTCAGCTGGAGTTCTCCACTGCCCAGAGGAAGGGGCTGGCTCCTCAGCGCTGCCACCGGTTCCAGTCCTCTGCTTACCGCAGCAACCAGTGGAGGTACCGGGGCCGGTGTGACAGCATCCAGTTCGCCGTGGACAAACGGGTCTTCATCGCCGGGCTCGGGCTGTATGGCTCAAGCTGCGGCAAGGCGGAGTACAGCGTGAAGATTGAGCTTAAGCGGCAGGGGGTGGTCCTGGCTCAGAACTTCACCAAGTTTGTCTCGGACGGCTCCAGCATCACGTTCTCGGTCTGGTTCGAGCACCCGGTGCAGGTGGAGCAGGACACCTTTTATACCGCCAGCGCCATCCTGGACGGCAACGAACTGAGCTACTTTGGGCAGGAGGGGATGACGGAGGTGCAGTGCGGCAAAGTGACGTTTCAGTTCCAGTGCTCGTCCGACAGCACCAACGGCACAGGAGTGCAAGGGGGGCAGATCCCAGAACTCATTTTCTatgcctga
- the btbd6b gene encoding BTB/POZ domain-containing protein 6-B isoform X2 encodes MLLVKYIQETLKKSKSVKRGSSDSGRLPACYEIVTISLGKKMAAELYPSKHSNSQHNSEHSGNSAVSASKRSLLLRQGQQKPLNNNHIHNNTNWQSFYPTLRERNAMMYNNELMADVHFIVGSPGASQRVPAHKYILAVGSSVFYAMFYGELAENKSDIHIPDVEPAAFLILLKYLYSDEIDLEADTVLATLYAAKKYIVPYLAKACVNFLETSLEAKNACILLSQSRLFEEPELTQRCWEVIDAQAELALRSEGFCEIDLQTLEIILSRETLNTKEVVVFEAIVSWAEAECKRQGLPPSARNKRSVLGKALYIVRIPTMSLEEFANGAAQCDLLTLEQTHDIFLWYTAVNKPQLEFSTAQRKGLAPQRCHRFQSSAYRSNQWRYRGRCDSIQFAVDKRVFIAGLGLYGSSCGKAEYSVKIELKRQGVVLAQNFTKFVSDGSSITFSVWFEHPVQVEQDTFYTASAILDGNELSYFGQEGMTEVQCGKVTFQFQCSSDSTNGTGVQGGQIPELIFYA; translated from the exons ATGTTGCTGGTGAAATATATTCAGG AAACCCTGAAAAAGTCCAAGAGTGTGAAAAGAGGGTCCAGCGATAGCGGCAGGCTGCCAGCTTGCTATGAGATTGTAACTATTTCTCTGGGCAAGAAGATGGCTGCGGAACTGTATCCATCGAAACACAGCAACAGCCAGCACAACAGCGAGCACAGCGGGAACAGCGCGGTGAGCGCTTCCAAGAGGAGCTTGTTGCTTCGTCAGGGTCAACAGAAACCCCTCAACAACAACCAcatccacaacaacaccaactGGCAGTCTTTCTACCCTACCCTGCGGGAAAG GAATGCCATGATGTACAATAACGAACTGATGGCAGACGTGCACTTCATCGTGGGGTCTCCGGGAGCATCGCAGAGAGTTCCAGCTCACAAG TACATTTTGGCGGTCGGCAGTTCGGTTTTCTACGCTATGTTCTACGGGGAACTGGCCGAGAATAAATCCGACATCCACATTCCAGACGTGGAGCCCGCCGCTTTCCTTATTTTGCTAAA GTATTTGTACAGTGATGAGATTGacttggaggcagatacagtgcTGGCCACTCTGTATGCTGCCAAGAAGTACATTGTCCCTTACCTAGCGAAAGCCTGCGTCAACTTCCTGGAGACCAGCCTGGAGGCCAAGAACGCCTGCATTCTGCTGTCACAGAGCAGGCTGTTCGAGGAGCCTGAGCTGACCCAGCGTTGCTGGGAGGTGATCGATGCCCAGGCAGAGCTAGCCCTGAGGTCTGAGGGCTTCTGCGAGATTGACCTGCAGACTCTGGAGATCATCCTGTCCCGGGAGACACTGAACAccaaggaggtggtggtgttcgaGGCCATTGTGAGCTGGGCAGAGGCAGAGTGCAAGAGGCAAGGCCTGCCGCCCAGTGCCCGGAACAAGAGGAGCGTGCTGGGCAAGGCCCTCTACATAGTGCGCATCCCCACCATGTCACTGGAGGAGTTCGCCAATGGCGCCGCGCAGTGTGACCTGTTGACTCTGGAGCAGACTCACGACATCTTCCTGTGGTACACGGCAGTCAACAAGCCTCAGCTGGAGTTCTCCACTGCCCAGAGGAAGGGGCTGGCTCCTCAGCGCTGCCACCGGTTCCAGTCCTCTGCTTACCGCAGCAACCAGTGGAGGTACCGGGGCCGGTGTGACAGCATCCAGTTCGCCGTGGACAAACGGGTCTTCATCGCCGGGCTCGGGCTGTATGGCTCAAGCTGCGGCAAGGCGGAGTACAGCGTGAAGATTGAGCTTAAGCGGCAGGGGGTGGTCCTGGCTCAGAACTTCACCAAGTTTGTCTCGGACGGCTCCAGCATCACGTTCTCGGTCTGGTTCGAGCACCCGGTGCAGGTGGAGCAGGACACCTTTTATACCGCCAGCGCCATCCTGGACGGCAACGAACTGAGCTACTTTGGGCAGGAGGGGATGACGGAGGTGCAGTGCGGCAAAGTGACGTTTCAGTTCCAGTGCTCGTCCGACAGCACCAACGGCACAGGAGTGCAAGGGGGGCAGATCCCAGAACTCATTTTCTatgcctga
- the btbd6b gene encoding BTB/POZ domain-containing protein 6-B isoform X3: MAAELYPSKHSNSQHNSEHSGNSAVSASKRSLLLRQGQQKPLNNNHIHNNTNWQSFYPTLRERNAMMYNNELMADVHFIVGSPGASQRVPAHKYILAVGSSVFYAMFYGELAENKSDIHIPDVEPAAFLILLKYLYSDEIDLEADTVLATLYAAKKYIVPYLAKACVNFLETSLEAKNACILLSQSRLFEEPELTQRCWEVIDAQAELALRSEGFCEIDLQTLEIILSRETLNTKEVVVFEAIVSWAEAECKRQGLPPSARNKRSVLGKALYIVRIPTMSLEEFANGAAQCDLLTLEQTHDIFLWYTAVNKPQLEFSTAQRKGLAPQRCHRFQSSAYRSNQWRYRGRCDSIQFAVDKRVFIAGLGLYGSSCGKAEYSVKIELKRQGVVLAQNFTKFVSDGSSITFSVWFEHPVQVEQDTFYTASAILDGNELSYFGQEGMTEVQCGKVTFQFQCSSDSTNGTGVQGGQIPELIFYA, encoded by the exons ATGGCTGCGGAACTGTATCCATCGAAACACAGCAACAGCCAGCACAACAGCGAGCACAGCGGGAACAGCGCGGTGAGCGCTTCCAAGAGGAGCTTGTTGCTTCGTCAGGGTCAACAGAAACCCCTCAACAACAACCAcatccacaacaacaccaactGGCAGTCTTTCTACCCTACCCTGCGGGAAAG GAATGCCATGATGTACAATAACGAACTGATGGCAGACGTGCACTTCATCGTGGGGTCTCCGGGAGCATCGCAGAGAGTTCCAGCTCACAAG TACATTTTGGCGGTCGGCAGTTCGGTTTTCTACGCTATGTTCTACGGGGAACTGGCCGAGAATAAATCCGACATCCACATTCCAGACGTGGAGCCCGCCGCTTTCCTTATTTTGCTAAA GTATTTGTACAGTGATGAGATTGacttggaggcagatacagtgcTGGCCACTCTGTATGCTGCCAAGAAGTACATTGTCCCTTACCTAGCGAAAGCCTGCGTCAACTTCCTGGAGACCAGCCTGGAGGCCAAGAACGCCTGCATTCTGCTGTCACAGAGCAGGCTGTTCGAGGAGCCTGAGCTGACCCAGCGTTGCTGGGAGGTGATCGATGCCCAGGCAGAGCTAGCCCTGAGGTCTGAGGGCTTCTGCGAGATTGACCTGCAGACTCTGGAGATCATCCTGTCCCGGGAGACACTGAACAccaaggaggtggtggtgttcgaGGCCATTGTGAGCTGGGCAGAGGCAGAGTGCAAGAGGCAAGGCCTGCCGCCCAGTGCCCGGAACAAGAGGAGCGTGCTGGGCAAGGCCCTCTACATAGTGCGCATCCCCACCATGTCACTGGAGGAGTTCGCCAATGGCGCCGCGCAGTGTGACCTGTTGACTCTGGAGCAGACTCACGACATCTTCCTGTGGTACACGGCAGTCAACAAGCCTCAGCTGGAGTTCTCCACTGCCCAGAGGAAGGGGCTGGCTCCTCAGCGCTGCCACCGGTTCCAGTCCTCTGCTTACCGCAGCAACCAGTGGAGGTACCGGGGCCGGTGTGACAGCATCCAGTTCGCCGTGGACAAACGGGTCTTCATCGCCGGGCTCGGGCTGTATGGCTCAAGCTGCGGCAAGGCGGAGTACAGCGTGAAGATTGAGCTTAAGCGGCAGGGGGTGGTCCTGGCTCAGAACTTCACCAAGTTTGTCTCGGACGGCTCCAGCATCACGTTCTCGGTCTGGTTCGAGCACCCGGTGCAGGTGGAGCAGGACACCTTTTATACCGCCAGCGCCATCCTGGACGGCAACGAACTGAGCTACTTTGGGCAGGAGGGGATGACGGAGGTGCAGTGCGGCAAAGTGACGTTTCAGTTCCAGTGCTCGTCCGACAGCACCAACGGCACAGGAGTGCAAGGGGGGCAGATCCCAGAACTCATTTTCTatgcctga